The following proteins are co-located in the Phocoena phocoena chromosome 1, mPhoPho1.1, whole genome shotgun sequence genome:
- the LOC136131263 gene encoding small ubiquitin-related modifier 2-like isoform X2 — MADEKPKERIKMENNDCINVKSAGQDGSRVQFNIKRHAPFSKRTRACCERQLEVEDEDATDVFQQQTGGVY, encoded by the exons ATGGCTGATGAAAAGCCCAAGGAAAGAATCAAGATGGAGAACAATGACTGTATTAATGTGAAGTCGGCAGGGCAGGATGGTTCCAGGGTGCAGTTTAATATTAAGAGGCACGCACCATTTAGTAAACGAACGAGAGCCTGCTGTGAACGACAG TTGGAAGTGGAGGATGAAGATGCAACTGATGTGTTCCAACAGCAGACAGGAGGTGTCTACTAA
- the LOC136131263 gene encoding small ubiquitin-related modifier 2-like isoform X1, which yields MADEKPKERIKMENNDCINVKSAGQDGSRVQFNIKRHAPFSKRTRACCERQALSVRQIRSQFDGQPINETDTPAQLEVEDEDATDVFQQQTGGVY from the coding sequence ATGGCTGATGAAAAGCCCAAGGAAAGAATCAAGATGGAGAACAATGACTGTATTAATGTGAAGTCGGCAGGGCAGGATGGTTCCAGGGTGCAGTTTAATATTAAGAGGCACGCACCATTTAGTAAACGAACGAGAGCCTGCTGTGAACGACAGGCTTTGTCAGTGAGGCAGATCAGGTCCCAATTTGATGGGCAGCCAATCAATGAAACAGACACACCTGCACAGTTGGAAGTGGAGGATGAAGATGCAACTGATGTGTTCCAACAGCAGACAGGAGGTGTCTACTAA